One stretch of Methylococcus capsulatus DNA includes these proteins:
- a CDS encoding FAD/NAD(P)-binding protein, whose protein sequence is MNPASPPQTIAIVGAGFSGTLVAAHLLSRAKAPLTIHLIERERSRFARGVAYSTTEDCHLLNVPAGNMSAYPDDREHFLRWAQARVAELLDCACVSEVTAAAYLPRRAYGDYIAEVLDEAERGAAPGVGLERRIDEVASLKVEEGGVGLRLASGTQLRADRVVLALGNFRPGDPSGADAAFYRSARYRGDPWGPDVLERLLPTESCLLVGSGLTMVDWAITLNQAGYRGAIHVVSRRGLWPQRHKPGAPAAFGIEPSGQVGAVRDGLHSIRAFIRNTGADWRSVIDALRPVTQTLWKSLGLPEQRRFLRHLRTFWDCHRHRLAPGIAARLAAMRDSGQLVRHVGRIRSFREVGGQVEVTIRPRGSDQSYVFNVDTVVNCSGSESDYRRLDSTLVKDLLGQRLIRPDPLALGLDVADNGALIDADGVASAFLFTLGPPQKGRLWETTAVPEIRGQAARLAAELLKSDHSECSEESSQSVME, encoded by the coding sequence ATGAATCCTGCCTCCCCGCCCCAAACCATCGCTATTGTCGGCGCCGGCTTCAGCGGCACCCTGGTGGCGGCGCACCTGTTGTCCAGGGCGAAGGCGCCGCTGACGATCCATCTGATCGAGCGGGAGCGCAGCCGCTTCGCCCGCGGCGTCGCCTACAGCACCACTGAGGACTGCCACCTCCTCAACGTGCCCGCCGGGAACATGAGCGCTTATCCCGACGACCGCGAGCACTTCCTGCGCTGGGCGCAAGCCCGGGTGGCTGAATTGCTCGACTGCGCCTGCGTCAGCGAAGTGACGGCCGCTGCCTATCTGCCGCGGCGGGCCTACGGCGATTACATCGCCGAGGTGCTGGACGAAGCAGAGCGCGGTGCGGCGCCCGGCGTAGGCCTTGAGCGCCGGATCGACGAGGTTGCTTCCTTGAAGGTCGAGGAGGGAGGCGTCGGCCTCCGGCTGGCCTCCGGCACGCAGCTCCGGGCCGACCGCGTGGTTCTAGCGCTGGGGAATTTCCGCCCCGGCGATCCGTCCGGCGCCGATGCCGCGTTTTACCGCAGCGCCCGCTATCGCGGCGACCCGTGGGGGCCCGATGTATTGGAAAGGCTCCTGCCGACCGAATCCTGTCTCCTGGTCGGCAGCGGCCTCACTATGGTTGACTGGGCCATCACGCTCAATCAGGCCGGCTACCGCGGCGCTATCCATGTGGTGTCCAGGCGCGGCCTGTGGCCCCAGCGCCACAAACCGGGTGCTCCGGCGGCTTTCGGCATCGAACCCTCCGGCCAGGTCGGGGCCGTCCGCGACGGTCTGCACAGCATCCGGGCTTTCATCCGCAACACCGGCGCCGACTGGCGCTCCGTGATCGACGCGCTGCGGCCGGTGACCCAGACGCTATGGAAGAGTCTTGGACTGCCCGAGCAGCGCCGATTCCTGCGCCATCTGCGCACCTTCTGGGACTGCCACCGCCACCGGCTGGCGCCTGGCATCGCCGCGCGGCTGGCCGCGATGCGGGATTCCGGGCAACTGGTCCGCCACGTGGGACGTATCCGCAGCTTTCGTGAGGTGGGCGGTCAGGTCGAAGTCACCATCCGGCCGCGAGGCAGTGATCAAAGCTATGTGTTCAATGTCGACACGGTGGTGAACTGCTCGGGTTCGGAAAGCGATTACCGCAGACTCGACAGCACCCTGGTCAAGGATCTGCTGGGCCAACGCCTGATCCGCCCGGATCCTCTGGCGCTCGGGTTGGATGTCGCCGACAACGGGGCCTTGATCGATGCGGATGGCGTCGCGTCCGCGTTCTTGTTCACCCTCGGGCCGCCGCAGAAAGGGCGTTTGTGGGAAACCACGGCGGTGCCGGAGATACGCGGTCAGGCCGCCAGGCTGGCAGCGGAGTTGCTTAAGAGCGATCATTCGGAGTGCAGCGAAGAGTCGAGCCAGTCAGTGATGGAATGA
- a CDS encoding pyridoxal-phosphate dependent enzyme — protein sequence MPHWFEDNSQSVGHTPLVRLNRVTDGALATVLAKIEGRNPAYSVKCRIGAAMVKDAERRGLLGPGKELVEPTSGNTGIALAFVAAARNIPLTLTMPETMSLKRLRAVALASG from the coding sequence ATGCCACATTGGTTCGAAGATAACTCGCAATCCGTCGGCCATACGCCCCTGGTGCGCCTCAACCGGGTGACCGACGGCGCGCTGGCCACGGTGCTGGCGAAGATCGAGGGGCGCAATCCCGCCTATTCGGTCAAATGCCGGATCGGGGCGGCGATGGTGAAGGATGCGGAACGGCGCGGCCTGTTGGGGCCGGGCAAGGAACTGGTGGAGCCCACCAGCGGTAACACCGGGATCGCGCTGGCCTTCGTCGCCGCCGCCCGCAACATTCCGCTGACCCTGACGATGCCGGAAACCATGAGCCTGAAGCGGCTGCGCGCTGTCGCCCTCGCTTCGGGCTGA
- a CDS encoding c-type cytochrome yields the protein MRQTFSCLFLGFGLAAGATAALAEALPLPEWQRELAAKPQGDAARGSTLYAGRGCAGCHGPDGLADNRQWPVLTGQRPLYLYKMLLDYQADRMAGPDAAIMASVVRALSRQEMADLAEWLGALPRPAAAEAPEPAILRGDRKRLIPPCSACHGAHGQGWDLQPALRGQNRDYLAKTLQRFKTGERNNDVNAGMSQFAAKLTDEEIRALADHYGR from the coding sequence ATGCGCCAAACTTTCTCCTGCCTGTTTTTGGGGTTCGGCCTGGCCGCCGGAGCAACGGCTGCCCTGGCGGAAGCCTTGCCGCTGCCCGAATGGCAGCGCGAACTCGCAGCCAAACCCCAAGGCGATGCCGCACGGGGAAGCACCCTTTACGCCGGGCGCGGCTGCGCCGGCTGCCACGGTCCGGATGGCTTGGCGGACAACCGGCAATGGCCCGTGCTGACCGGGCAGCGTCCGCTGTACCTCTACAAAATGCTGCTGGATTACCAGGCCGACCGGATGGCGGGACCGGACGCTGCCATCATGGCCTCCGTGGTCCGGGCACTGAGCCGTCAGGAGATGGCGGACCTGGCCGAATGGCTGGGCGCGCTTCCGCGGCCGGCAGCGGCCGAGGCGCCGGAACCCGCGATTCTCCGCGGCGACAGGAAGCGGCTCATCCCGCCCTGCTCGGCCTGCCACGGCGCCCACGGCCAGGGCTGGGATCTGCAGCCCGCGCTGCGGGGTCAAAACCGGGACTACCTCGCCAAGACTTTGCAACGCTTCAAGACGGGCGAGAGAAACAACGACGTCAACGCGGGCATGAGCCAGTTCGCCGCCAAGCTCACGGATGAGGAAATCCGGGCGCTGGCCGACCATTATGGGCGCTGA
- a CDS encoding aminotransferase class V-fold PLP-dependent enzyme, which translates to MTHTTGGNMIQDVTHERTIYHAAPHRFEAGTGNIADAVGLGAALDYVERLGRENLERHEQEILAYATEGLSTVPGLRIIGTAAEKAGVISFVLQGFRTEDVGKALNRQGIAVRAGHYCAKPILRRFGLETTVRPSFALYNTREDVDALVAAVRRIQAGSVELGR; encoded by the coding sequence TTGACGCACACAACTGGCGGCAACATGATCCAGGACGTGACCCACGAGCGCACGATCTACCACGCGGCGCCCCATCGCTTCGAAGCCGGCACCGGCAACATCGCCGACGCCGTCGGTTTGGGGGCGGCGCTGGATTACGTGGAACGCTTGGGCCGGGAAAACCTGGAGCGGCATGAGCAGGAGATACTCGCCTATGCCACGGAAGGGCTGTCGACCGTGCCGGGCTTGCGCATCATCGGCACGGCGGCGGAAAAGGCCGGGGTGATCTCCTTCGTGCTGCAGGGATTCCGCACCGAGGATGTGGGCAAGGCGCTCAACCGCCAGGGCATCGCGGTACGCGCCGGCCATTACTGCGCCAAGCCCATTCTGCGGCGGTTCGGCCTGGAAACCACGGTGCGGCCGTCGTTCGCGCTGTACAACACCCGCGAGGATGTCGACGCGCTGGTCGCCGCCGTGCGGCGCATCCAGGCGGGGAGTGTGGAGTTGGGCCGTTGA